A segment of the Chryseobacterium scophthalmum genome:
AGCTGCAAAAGATCTGATTGAAGCTGGAGCAAATGTTTTAAAAGTAGGTGTTGGTCCAGGTTCTATCTGTACAACGAGAGTTGTTGCAGGAGTTGGTGTTCCGCAGTTGTCTGCGATTTACAACGTTTACGAATATGCTCAAACTAAAAATGTTGCGGTAATTGCTGATGGAGGAATCAAACTTTCTGGTGATATCGTAAAAGCAATCGCAAGTGGAGCAGGAGCGGTAATGTTGGGATCTCTTTTAGCGGGAACTGATGAAGCTCCGGGTGAAGAAATTATTTTCCAAGGTAGAAAATTCAAAACTTACCAAGGAATGGGAAGTCTTTCTGCTATGAAAAGAGGTGGAAAAGAAAGATATTTCCAAAGCGAGGCTAAAAAATTCGTTCCGGAAGGAATTGAAGGAAGAGTTCCAAGTAAAGGTAAACTGGAGGAAGTTGTTTTCCAATTAACAGGAGGGCTTAGAGCAGGAATGGGATATTGTGGGGCTAAAGATATTGAAGCTTTGCAGAAAGATACCAAAATGGTAATGATTACAGGAAGCGGTTTGAAAGAATCTCATCCACATGATGTAATTATCACTCAGGAAGCTCCGAATTATTCTTTGTAATAAACCAAGATACATATATAAAATACCTCCGAAAATTCGGAGGTATTTTTTTGAACCAAAAATTAAATATGAAAAGAGTGAGTGAAAATTAATGTATTCATCAATGAGCTTTTTGGCTCTCAGAATACAAAATTTTTCATCATTTGTGTTTTTAAATTATCATTGTGTTTTCTTTTTTTAGTATTTATCCGAGAGCCTTTTTTAGGCTCTGCGAATAAATACAATCTAATTTTTCATCACTGAGTTTTCATTTTCGAATAATTAGATTTTCATCATTTGTGTTTTCTTTTTCAGTATTTACCCGAGAGCCTTTTAGGGCTCTGCGAATAAATACAATCTAATTTTTTCATCACTGAGTTTTCACCTCTTAATAAATTAGATTTTCATCATTTGTGTTTTCTTTTTTTAGTATTTACCCGAGAGCCTTGTTTTGGCTCTGCGAATAAATACGATCTAATTTTTTTTCATCACTGAGTTTTCATTTTCGAATAATTAGATTTTCATTATTTGTGTTTTCTTTTTTTAGTATTTACCCGAGAGCCTTTTTGGGGCTCTGCGAATAAATACAATCTAATTTTTTCATCACCGAGTTTTCACCTCTTAATAAATTAGATTTTCATCATTTGTGTTTTCTTTTTTTAGTATTTATCCGAGAGCCTTTTAGGGCTCTGCGAATAAATACAATCTAATTTTTTTCATCACTGAGTTTTCATTTTCGAATAATTAGATTTTCATCATTTGTGTTTTCTTTTTTTAGTATTTACCCGAGAGCCTTTTTGAGAGTCTGCGAATAAATACGATCTAATTTTTTTTCATCACTGAGTTTTCACCTCCGAATAATTAAATTTTCATCATTTGTGTTTTATAAAATCTGAGCTAAAAGCAATCAAGTTTTTCTCTCAACTTTTATAATGTAAATTTATCAACATAATAAACGCAATCATAATAATTCCTTTAGATATATGTCAATATGTTTGTAGATATTTATCTATATAATAAAATAAATAATGAATATTTAATTTTATTGTTGTTTAAATTAAAAAACTCGCATTTGTTTGCGAGTTTTTTTGATTTTATACCATCTGTTGTTATTAAGTCGTCATTTTTTTAATTGATCTTTAAAATCATCGATCCGAAAATCAGTCAATGCATTTCCTTTTTCAATTTTTTCTTTGGAATAGAGGCGGAAATCATTTTCCGTTTTCTCTAAAAGATAATCATAAGGACCCACTGAAGAAATTAGTTTAATCAAAACAGGCGAAATTTCAAGTGTAATAAACAGTCCCATAATAAAAGCTGCTGCAGTGGCAATGATGGCTGAGTTTTTTCCTAATTCGTCCAGAGCTTGTAATCTTGCCGCAAATCCGTTGAATTTATCTTCAAACGTTTCTGTAGATTTTCTTTCTGTTTCAAGATTGGTGTAGACTTTAGAGATTTCTTTATCGAGATATTCTTGTCTTGCCGCTACCTGCTTTTGATAGTTTTCTAAATCCTGTCTGCGTTGTTCTTTTAATTCCTGCTTTCTTTTTGCATTAGAACCAAAACCGACTTTTCCGCTGGTTAAATTGGTTTGCTTTCCTAAAATTTCTTTTTCAAGTTCAACAGAAGCAGAGTCATAAGACTTTTGATATTGGGCAATCTTGTCTGTAATTTGTTTTTTTTCAGTTTCAAAAGGACCGCTTTGCTGAAGAATTCTGCCGTTCATTTGTTTTTGCAGGTCTGTTTTGTTACGTTGAATAATGGTATTCAGCTGTTTGTTAACTTCCTTTTCAAAGATTTTCAGTTCTAAAGGTTTAGAAATAATAATTCCTAAAAATGTTGCTAAAATCAATCTTGGGATAGACATCAGGATCTGATTCCACCAAGATCCTGTTTTCTTAATGGAAGAAACAATGTATCGATCCAGATTAAAAATCATTAAACCCCAAAGAATTCCAAAACCAATCGATGCCCAAATATCATCGAAAATAGTGAACATTGCATAGGCTGCAGATAGTGTTGCGAAAACTGCGGTGAAAAGAACAATTCCTCCAATTCCTGCGAATTTATTCCATTCACTTGGTGTTTTTCTCAAGATGTGAATGTTCCCTCCTGAACAAATCAAGAGAAACTTTTGGAACCAGTTTATCTTGTGATTCGTTTGATATATAGTTGCTTGTGTGTTTTTCATTGTTGAAAATTTATACAAAATTAGTATTAAAAAACATACCATTGTTACAAATAGTAATATGTTTTACCAAGTAATTTTAAATTAGTAATTGTAGAAAAGGTTTTAAAATATGTTAATTCATAAACAGTATTTAAGTTTTTAATCTTTAATGTGTTGGAATTAATAATAAATTGATAGTTTTGCAATCGAATATTAAATAAAAATAAATAAAAATGAAAAAATTCAGTACCCTATTAGTACTTATCTTTTTTATTAATGCATTCTCGCAGGACTTTCACAAAGAATGCGGTTTTGATAAAGTAATGAAAAAATTGGATGACAGACATCCTGGTCTAAAAAGATACAGAGAAGAAGGAGAGCAAAAGATTCTTGGAATGAATCAACAGGCTTTTCTAAATAAAGTAGGAGCTACAACTTCAAAGAATGCACTTTATACGGGACAGATTTATGAAATTCCGGTAGTTGTTCATGTAATCGAATCTCAGGATCCTGCAAATGCCAACTTGGCAGTTACAGATCAGGAAATTATCAATTGGATAGCAAGAGCAAACAGTATGTATGCAACTACTTATGGTGGAAACTTTTATCCCGAAGGAACAGGTGCTACAGGCGGAAATGTGATACCATTTAAACTTGTTTTGGCAAAAAGATCGCCATCATGTATGCCTACAACAGGTATTATACGATATAACGGAAGTGATCTCCCTGATTATGACCAAAATGGAGTAACAGATACCGGAGCTACAGATACACAAATTAAGAATCAGTTAGCTCCGCACTGGCCAGAAAACTCATATTTTAATATTTATGTAGTAATTGGTTTCGACGGTCAGCAACAATTATCGTATGGACTTATGGGTTACGCTGCGTTCCCTAGTTCGTATGATTACGATTATGAAAGCTTTATGAAAGTTGCAACGATAAAGAACCAAAATGATACTACATTAACTCACGAATTGGGTCATGCTTTTGGGCTTTATCATACTTTTCAAGGCGTTTCAGCTAATAGCCAGACAACATGTCCTGTGAACAACAATTGTGCTACAGATGGTGACAGAGTTTGTGATACATCTCCATCAAGAAGTATGTATGGTGTTGCAGTTCCAAATAATAATGCAACCGATCCTTGTACCAGTCAGAACTATGACGGAACCCAGTATAATATTATGAATTATACTAACTCAAATCGTAAGTTTACTGCAGGGCAACGTGACAGAGCAATTTTGATGATGATGGAATACAGAAAGAATCTTCTAAATTCATTGGCAGGTACTGATCCTGCAACAGTTGTCACTTCCCCTGTTTCTGTAGTGAGCGCACAGTGCAGTCCTTCAGGAATAGTAAACCCAACCAATAGTGCTGTGGGACCTACACGAGTAATTTTCGGAAGTATCAGCAGTGTTACCAACGGGTATGACGCTGATGAAGCAACTC
Coding sequences within it:
- a CDS encoding DUF4407 domain-containing protein, whose amino-acid sequence is MKNTQATIYQTNHKINWFQKFLLICSGGNIHILRKTPSEWNKFAGIGGIVLFTAVFATLSAAYAMFTIFDDIWASIGFGILWGLMIFNLDRYIVSSIKKTGSWWNQILMSIPRLILATFLGIIISKPLELKIFEKEVNKQLNTIIQRNKTDLQKQMNGRILQQSGPFETEKKQITDKIAQYQKSYDSASVELEKEILGKQTNLTSGKVGFGSNAKRKQELKEQRRQDLENYQKQVAARQEYLDKEISKVYTNLETERKSTETFEDKFNGFAARLQALDELGKNSAIIATAAAFIMGLFITLEISPVLIKLISSVGPYDYLLEKTENDFRLYSKEKIEKGNALTDFRIDDFKDQLKK
- a CDS encoding zinc-dependent metalloprotease: MKKFSTLLVLIFFINAFSQDFHKECGFDKVMKKLDDRHPGLKRYREEGEQKILGMNQQAFLNKVGATTSKNALYTGQIYEIPVVVHVIESQDPANANLAVTDQEIINWIARANSMYATTYGGNFYPEGTGATGGNVIPFKLVLAKRSPSCMPTTGIIRYNGSDLPDYDQNGVTDTGATDTQIKNQLAPHWPENSYFNIYVVIGFDGQQQLSYGLMGYAAFPSSYDYDYESFMKVATIKNQNDTTLTHELGHAFGLYHTFQGVSANSQTTCPVNNNCATDGDRVCDTSPSRSMYGVAVPNNNATDPCTSQNYDGTQYNIMNYTNSNRKFTAGQRDRAILMMMEYRKNLLNSLAGTDPATVVTSPVSVVSAQCSPSGIVNPTNSAVGPTRVIFGSISSVTNGYDADEATPVYYANYASATCIRPAFFTDIPSNTATELKVTYAYTFNHAEKFKTKVWIDYNNNGVFENSELIVNNLSANLTNSGLTLTNNITPPANAVKNVYLRMRIAVDAATFNGVTFPDFDACSQLQYGQMEDYAVRILDTLNTSDIKNDKSDTKIVYIKEENKLQLFGNKNLKFGNYQIYDMSGKLIQKGNSEINEVRINQPLIKGSYIINYSDGDQQASKKFLNN